In Halococcus agarilyticus, a single genomic region encodes these proteins:
- a CDS encoding DUF1616 domain-containing protein, whose translation MADGTLRLMLPRFLRRFPADLAVTVLLVVATAIAALAPVISETPLRIALGLAFVLFAPGYAFVAALFPERGPTGDEAGSESAASHDSNAGMAGRADPRREGSIDGIERVALSFGLSIALTPLIGLVLNFTPFGIRLVPIVLSIGGFTLVACAVAAVRRRELPAEDRFRVPYRAWMRTTRVELFEPDTRMDAVLNVVLVVSLLLAISSVGYAALVPRTGESFSEFYLLTENESGALVADDYPRNFTVGQSQPVIVGIGNHEHERVEYSVVAELQRVSIRNNSTTVRERQELDRFSRTVPANESVDWTHNVTPTMTGERLRLIYLLYRGSPPSEPTAENAYRETHLWVNVSSQ comes from the coding sequence ATGGCTGACGGTACGCTCCGCCTGATGCTTCCGCGATTTCTCCGCCGTTTCCCGGCGGATCTTGCCGTGACGGTTCTCCTGGTCGTCGCGACGGCGATCGCCGCGCTTGCGCCCGTCATCAGCGAGACGCCGCTGCGGATCGCGCTCGGCCTCGCCTTCGTGTTGTTCGCGCCGGGCTACGCGTTCGTCGCGGCACTGTTCCCTGAACGCGGCCCCACGGGGGACGAGGCGGGATCCGAGTCGGCCGCGAGTCACGATTCGAACGCCGGCATGGCCGGACGTGCCGATCCCCGCCGAGAGGGGAGCATCGACGGCATCGAGCGGGTTGCACTTTCGTTCGGCCTCAGTATTGCGCTCACGCCGCTGATCGGGCTGGTGTTGAACTTCACGCCGTTCGGGATCCGGCTCGTTCCGATCGTGCTCTCCATCGGGGGGTTCACACTCGTCGCCTGTGCGGTGGCCGCTGTCCGTCGTCGAGAGCTGCCCGCCGAGGATCGGTTTCGGGTGCCGTACCGAGCGTGGATGCGGACGACGCGGGTGGAACTGTTCGAGCCCGATACCCGGATGGACGCTGTGCTGAACGTCGTACTGGTCGTGAGCCTGCTGCTCGCGATCAGTAGCGTCGGCTATGCCGCTCTGGTTCCAAGGACGGGCGAGAGCTTCAGCGAGTTCTACCTGCTCACCGAGAACGAATCCGGCGCGCTCGTCGCCGACGACTACCCACGGAACTTCACCGTCGGGCAGAGCCAACCCGTCATCGTCGGGATCGGCAACCACGAGCACGAGCGGGTCGAGTACTCCGTCGTCGCCGAACTGCAGCGGGTTTCGATACGGAACAACTCCACGACCGTCCGCGAACGGCAGGAGCTCGATCGGTTCAGTCGGACCGTCCCCGCGAACGAATCGGTCGACTGGACCCACAACGTGACTCCCACGATGACCGGCGAGCGACTCCGCCTCATCTACCTGCTGTACCGGGGATCGCCCCCGTCGGAGCCGACCGCCGAGAACGCTTACCGGGAGACACACCTCTGGGTGAACGTCAGTTCACAGTGA
- a CDS encoding AAA family ATPase has protein sequence MTAPDEIYATLSEEIGAVLIGKETLVEGLTIAVLTGGHVLLEGVPGVAKTTLARLFARASGLEHTRIQMTPDVLPADVTGTHVYREPTGEFELQRGPVFANLVVADEINRATPKTQSALLEAMQERRVTIGGETLALPKPFVLIATQNPIEMEGTFELPEAQRDRFQLKLTADLPDRDEEAKLLDRFDDDPDLGPEAIEQVVTTEELLAARATVAEVYVDDAVKSYVLDLVAATREDPNVEYGASPRAALAFLDTAKARAAINGREYVIPDDVKALIEPVLVHRLVLNTDASLGDVSVADVLAGIEDSIEPPGSDHTPAHTAVHDGGGSVENE, from the coding sequence ATGACCGCTCCGGACGAGATTTATGCCACGCTGAGCGAGGAGATCGGAGCAGTGCTCATCGGCAAGGAGACGTTGGTCGAGGGGCTCACGATCGCCGTGTTGACCGGGGGGCACGTGCTGCTCGAGGGCGTACCGGGCGTTGCGAAAACGACGCTCGCGCGGCTGTTCGCACGGGCGAGTGGACTCGAGCACACCCGGATCCAGATGACGCCCGACGTTCTTCCGGCGGACGTGACCGGGACACACGTCTACCGGGAGCCGACCGGCGAGTTCGAACTCCAGCGGGGTCCGGTGTTCGCGAACCTCGTGGTCGCCGACGAGATCAACCGGGCGACCCCGAAAACCCAGAGTGCGTTGCTGGAGGCGATGCAGGAACGGCGCGTGACGATCGGCGGTGAAACCCTCGCCCTACCGAAGCCGTTCGTACTGATCGCGACCCAGAACCCGATCGAGATGGAGGGGACGTTCGAGCTGCCGGAGGCCCAGCGCGATCGGTTCCAGCTCAAACTCACGGCCGATCTGCCGGATCGCGACGAGGAAGCGAAGCTCCTCGATCGCTTCGACGACGATCCCGACCTCGGGCCCGAGGCCATCGAGCAGGTCGTCACCACCGAAGAGCTGCTCGCGGCGCGCGCTACGGTCGCCGAGGTGTACGTCGACGACGCGGTGAAGAGCTACGTCCTGGATCTCGTGGCCGCGACACGCGAGGACCCGAACGTCGAGTACGGTGCGTCGCCGCGCGCCGCGCTTGCCTTCCTCGACACGGCGAAAGCCCGCGCAGCGATCAACGGCCGCGAGTACGTCATTCCGGACGACGTGAAGGCACTCATCGAGCCGGTGCTCGTCCATCGGCTCGTGTTGAACACCGACGCGTCGCTCGGCGACGTCTCGGTCGCGGACGTACTGGCGGGCATCGAGGACAGCATCGAGCCACCGGGCAGCGATCACACCCCGGCACACACGGCGGTACACGACGGCGGGGGTTCAGTCGAAAACGAATGA
- a CDS encoding ferritin-like domain-containing protein yields the protein MDDQTPADDDTIRGETDGILDFVSEVGDQLRSRRAFMGDAAKVGVGAAALSAVGAGSAVANDDSESGPSDLDILNYALTLEHLEYAFYEEFLANHTESEVENSAVAQYFARPTLRYSTYQQIEDVRDHEGAHVEALTETIEKLGGTPVEPAEYEFPYDTMEEFVAIADRLEAVGVSAYAGAAPMIDDEDVLKAALSIHSVEAEHQTYFQLLHLQRPAPDAFNTARSMDQVLPIAKQFIVGAGGGGDDGGDGGDGGESGQTVTVGLSGEQEVPPVDTDASGDATLTLTRDPPELEYELTVSNIENVTAAHIHIGNEGENGPIVAPLFSDESGVSEDGVLATGTITEDDLVGPLEGKSFSELQSMVEEGAYVNVHTKEHPKGEIRGQIQV from the coding sequence ATGGATGATCAAACACCAGCAGACGATGACACGATCCGAGGGGAGACCGACGGCATCCTCGATTTCGTTAGCGAGGTCGGCGATCAGCTGCGTTCGCGCCGGGCGTTCATGGGCGACGCGGCGAAAGTCGGCGTCGGTGCGGCCGCGCTGTCGGCGGTCGGGGCGGGCAGCGCCGTCGCCAACGACGATTCGGAGTCGGGACCGAGCGACCTCGACATCCTGAACTACGCGTTGACCCTCGAACACCTGGAGTACGCTTTCTACGAGGAGTTCCTCGCGAATCATACGGAAAGCGAGGTCGAGAACTCGGCGGTGGCGCAGTACTTCGCGCGGCCGACGCTACGCTACTCGACCTACCAGCAGATCGAGGACGTCCGGGATCACGAGGGAGCCCACGTCGAGGCGCTCACGGAGACCATCGAGAAACTCGGCGGCACGCCCGTCGAGCCCGCCGAGTACGAGTTCCCCTACGACACCATGGAGGAGTTCGTCGCGATCGCCGACCGCCTCGAAGCCGTCGGGGTGTCGGCCTACGCCGGGGCCGCGCCGATGATCGACGACGAGGACGTGCTGAAGGCCGCACTCAGCATTCATTCGGTGGAGGCCGAACACCAGACGTACTTCCAGCTGCTCCACCTTCAGCGGCCCGCGCCAGACGCGTTCAACACCGCTCGCTCGATGGACCAGGTGCTCCCGATCGCGAAGCAGTTCATCGTCGGCGCGGGCGGTGGCGGCGACGACGGTGGCGATGGCGGCGACGGTGGGGAGTCGGGTCAGACGGTCACGGTTGGCCTGTCCGGCGAGCAGGAGGTACCGCCGGTCGACACCGACGCGTCCGGCGACGCCACCCTCACGCTCACGCGTGACCCGCCGGAACTGGAGTACGAGCTCACCGTCTCGAACATCGAGAACGTCACTGCGGCGCACATCCACATCGGCAACGAGGGCGAGAACGGGCCGATCGTCGCGCCGCTGTTCAGCGACGAGAGCGGGGTCAGCGAGGACGGCGTGCTCGCAACCGGCACGATCACCGAGGACGATCTCGTGGGGCCGCTCGAGGGCAAGTCGTTCTCGGAGCTCCAGTCGATGGTCGAGGAGGGCGCGTACGTCAACGTCCACACCAAGGAGCATCCGAAGGGCGAGATCCGCGGTCAGATCCAGGTGTAG
- a CDS encoding DUF4350 domain-containing protein has product MERSAIDYPRLVLVALTVVTVVGLVLAASSSSAAFGSYNDAWDGASELREQARTVGSESEIVRNTSRYASVSPNGTVAIVLSPESDYGPAETDRIRSFVRNGGTLLVAEDFGRHANDLLARIGAQARVTGQVLRDEQYNYRSPALPVARNVSNATVMEGVDGLTLNHGSPVSPNGATVLASTSGVAYVDGDRDAELDDGDEVGTAPVATAEPVGDGRVIVVGDPSLFINTMLDRPGNQAFVRSLFDVHERVLLDYSHAGRLPPLSVALLVVRDTPLLQVFLGAAGIAIIGLRVRRPEIVRRLTARITADDPSSREPEPAELSSFVRERHPEWDDERTERVIRGIMARRDE; this is encoded by the coding sequence ATGGAGCGATCGGCCATCGACTATCCACGGCTCGTTCTCGTGGCGCTCACGGTCGTCACTGTCGTCGGACTCGTGCTCGCGGCGAGTTCGTCGAGCGCGGCGTTCGGCTCGTACAACGACGCGTGGGATGGGGCCTCGGAGCTCCGCGAGCAGGCGCGAACGGTCGGCTCCGAGAGCGAGATCGTTCGCAACACGAGCCGGTACGCGAGCGTCTCGCCGAACGGCACGGTCGCGATCGTCCTCTCGCCGGAGAGCGACTACGGCCCGGCGGAAACGGATCGGATCCGGTCGTTCGTTCGGAACGGGGGCACCCTGCTCGTCGCCGAGGACTTCGGCCGGCACGCGAACGATCTGCTCGCCCGCATCGGTGCGCAGGCACGCGTGACCGGGCAGGTGCTGCGCGATGAACAGTACAACTATCGCTCGCCGGCGCTGCCGGTCGCCCGGAACGTCTCGAACGCGACGGTGATGGAGGGAGTCGACGGACTCACGCTCAATCACGGCTCGCCGGTCAGTCCGAACGGGGCGACCGTGCTGGCGAGTACGTCCGGGGTGGCCTACGTGGACGGGGATCGGGACGCCGAACTCGACGACGGGGACGAAGTCGGGACAGCGCCAGTTGCGACGGCCGAACCGGTCGGCGATGGTCGCGTGATCGTCGTCGGCGATCCGAGCCTGTTCATCAACACGATGCTCGATCGGCCGGGCAACCAGGCGTTCGTCCGATCGCTGTTCGACGTTCACGAGCGCGTCCTGCTCGACTACTCACACGCCGGCCGGCTGCCGCCGCTGTCGGTCGCGCTGCTCGTCGTCAGGGACACTCCGCTGTTGCAGGTTTTCCTCGGAGCGGCCGGCATCGCGATCATCGGGCTCCGGGTTCGTCGTCCGGAAATCGTCCGTCGGCTCACAGCCCGGATCACAGCTGACGACCCGTCGTCCCGAGAGCCCGAACCGGCGGAGCTGTCGTCGTTCGTGCGGGAGCGCCATCCCGAGTGGGATGACGAGCGGACCGAGCGCGTCATACGAGGGATTATGGCCCGGCGGGATGAGTAG
- a CDS encoding sodium:phosphate symporter, with the protein MSRRREYVLVCLAVFALALAMRTITLYWSPFPATLDGFDYAALARNTIATGHLPFDRLRADNLVFATVLGLAGTVTDVRPVVLAQPLIAVVGAGSCLTAVAIARRIGWRLDYAGRQVRLAAALAGLTLAVEGLYLRRTGVADEEAIGLLLVPLLAIALHRAIRTQRPAWLGSTALLCLVFPLVHTFSTLLAATTAIAVLATQFLRVPTRRFVVVGGGLVAGFWAYFALYYEAAGRLGIAVPYVGRILAHPGLFVAWLVVLVIAILWLRRTSSRLQVGTLLAAVGTLFLVLVANVFLPIFPGTATTPLVVLLPVLLFVVPVVLAGRGLPLVAADRTEGAVIVALLAAPVIQVYFALTASLTPEFFGTVMRTQTFAHFPVVVLAALSAAGIAVGTKVTRQRGRSLRRVGRTVVPTVLLVAALLTAPVAFVDLDTGSSPSTTTESEFAAASFAATHVTDRWTAADPLSRVGRQYYPRGPNVSRTPVYRWLTDGSPPTCPTLSREAWTTTGAHLFPLAPATIDETRYRDWLSRHDLVYTTSAPYRISLSLPATNATRGC; encoded by the coding sequence ATGAGTCGGCGGCGTGAATACGTACTCGTCTGTCTCGCGGTCTTCGCGCTCGCGCTCGCGATGCGGACGATCACGCTGTACTGGAGTCCGTTCCCCGCCACGCTCGATGGGTTCGACTACGCCGCCCTCGCCCGGAACACGATCGCGACCGGCCACCTCCCGTTCGATCGGCTCCGGGCGGACAACCTCGTGTTCGCCACCGTGCTCGGCCTCGCCGGCACCGTGACGGACGTCCGGCCGGTCGTCCTGGCCCAGCCGTTGATCGCAGTCGTCGGTGCGGGCTCGTGTCTGACCGCGGTCGCGATCGCGCGTCGGATCGGGTGGCGATTGGACTACGCGGGCCGCCAGGTTCGGCTCGCCGCCGCCCTCGCCGGCCTCACTCTCGCGGTCGAGGGGCTGTATCTCCGGCGCACCGGCGTCGCCGACGAGGAGGCCATCGGCCTGCTGCTCGTCCCGCTGCTCGCGATCGCGTTACACCGGGCGATCCGCACGCAGCGTCCGGCGTGGCTCGGCTCGACGGCGCTCCTCTGTCTCGTCTTCCCCCTCGTCCACACGTTCAGCACGCTGCTCGCGGCGACCACCGCGATCGCCGTGCTGGCGACTCAGTTCCTCCGGGTCCCGACCCGTCGGTTCGTCGTCGTGGGCGGCGGCCTCGTCGCCGGTTTCTGGGCGTACTTCGCGCTGTACTACGAGGCGGCCGGGCGACTCGGCATTGCGGTCCCGTACGTCGGGCGGATCCTCGCCCACCCGGGGCTGTTCGTCGCGTGGCTCGTCGTCCTCGTGATCGCGATTCTGTGGCTCCGACGCACCAGCTCCCGCCTCCAGGTCGGTACGCTCCTCGCGGCCGTCGGGACGCTGTTTCTCGTCCTGGTCGCGAACGTCTTCCTCCCGATCTTCCCCGGGACGGCGACGACGCCGCTCGTCGTTTTGCTGCCCGTCCTCCTGTTCGTCGTTCCGGTCGTCCTCGCCGGTCGTGGCCTCCCGCTGGTCGCCGCCGATCGCACCGAGGGAGCGGTGATCGTCGCGCTGCTCGCCGCACCGGTGATTCAGGTGTACTTCGCGCTCACGGCCTCGCTCACCCCGGAGTTCTTCGGGACGGTCATGCGGACCCAGACGTTCGCACATTTCCCGGTGGTCGTGCTCGCGGCGCTTTCGGCCGCCGGAATCGCCGTCGGGACGAAAGTGACTCGGCAACGGGGACGATCCCTCCGGCGAGTCGGCCGGACGGTGGTGCCCACGGTGTTGCTCGTCGCCGCGCTCCTGACCGCGCCGGTCGCGTTCGTCGACCTCGACACGGGGTCGTCCCCGAGCACGACGACCGAATCCGAGTTCGCGGCCGCCTCGTTCGCCGCCACCCACGTCACCGATCGGTGGACCGCCGCCGACCCGCTCTCGCGCGTGGGGCGGCAGTACTACCCTCGCGGGCCGAACGTCTCCCGAACGCCGGTGTATCGGTGGCTGACGGACGGTTCGCCACCCACGTGTCCCACCCTCTCGCGGGAGGCTTGGACGACGACCGGGGCGCATCTCTTCCCGCTCGCGCCGGCGACGATCGACGAGACGCGATATCGGGACTGGCTGTCCCGGCACGATCTCGTCTACACGACCTCCGCACCGTACCGGATCTCGCTGAGCCTGCCCGCCACGAACGCGACACGAGGCTGTTGA
- a CDS encoding DUF58 domain-containing protein, with the protein MQTTRRYWEIAGTGVFLAVLAVVFARPLLLVGAAGLGAWLLGQQYLFVRALSRTDADVTIDQTPSRDRVIAGNETTIALSARLARPSPLAIAVEMGLPATTAGTSSDDRTARLEPGDERTDAVVSAHWTVAGSYAFSTPTLTLTDAGGLFVERLSRGSTPTIVVEPRGPRNVHVGEGGEQLVVTYGQRRSGRRDAGLDPGELREYVPGDTANRIDWKATARLNEPHVREYEVETDRTTALLVDHRASMGDGPAGETKLDYARQVALSIVDSVREFDDPLGYYAVGNAGITDRRPPTAGQYAAVERRLRDLAPTVADATSADDETGSPAASRHAARRLSGQRTFETTLAPYFESTATYVERIEGDPLFETARTHVPRLSGTVWTVIFTDDTHRAELRETVELARRGDGRVLVFLTPTALFEPGGLADIEDAYERYRGFESFRRDLARLRRVSAFEVGPRDRLDAVLSSAGQRGRSASAH; encoded by the coding sequence ATGCAGACCACGCGGCGGTACTGGGAAATCGCCGGGACGGGTGTCTTTCTCGCCGTCCTTGCCGTCGTGTTCGCCCGCCCGCTCCTGTTGGTCGGTGCAGCGGGTCTCGGCGCGTGGTTGCTCGGCCAGCAGTATCTGTTCGTGCGTGCGCTGTCCCGAACCGACGCTGACGTCACGATCGACCAGACGCCCTCTCGAGACCGGGTGATCGCGGGCAACGAAACCACGATCGCGCTCTCGGCGCGTCTCGCGCGACCCTCCCCGCTGGCGATCGCCGTCGAGATGGGGCTGCCGGCGACCACGGCCGGCACGAGCAGCGATGATCGAACCGCTCGCCTCGAACCCGGAGACGAGCGGACCGACGCCGTGGTTTCGGCTCACTGGACGGTTGCCGGCTCCTACGCGTTCTCCACGCCGACGCTCACGTTGACCGACGCGGGCGGCCTCTTCGTCGAGCGGCTATCGCGCGGCTCGACGCCGACGATCGTCGTCGAGCCCCGTGGGCCACGGAACGTCCACGTCGGCGAGGGTGGCGAACAGCTCGTGGTCACGTACGGGCAGCGACGGAGCGGTCGCCGGGACGCCGGGCTCGATCCGGGCGAACTCCGCGAGTACGTGCCCGGCGACACCGCAAACCGGATCGACTGGAAGGCGACCGCCCGGTTGAACGAGCCCCACGTCCGCGAGTACGAGGTCGAGACCGATCGGACGACGGCGCTGCTCGTCGATCACCGCGCATCGATGGGGGACGGCCCCGCCGGCGAGACGAAACTCGACTACGCCCGACAGGTCGCGCTGTCCATCGTCGACAGCGTGCGCGAGTTCGACGACCCGCTCGGTTACTACGCCGTCGGTAACGCTGGCATCACCGACCGGCGACCCCCGACGGCCGGTCAGTACGCGGCGGTCGAGCGCCGGCTGCGCGATCTCGCCCCGACCGTGGCCGACGCTACGTCAGCCGACGACGAGACGGGAAGTCCGGCCGCGTCACGTCACGCCGCCCGACGGCTCTCCGGTCAGCGCACGTTCGAGACGACGCTCGCGCCGTACTTCGAGTCGACGGCGACGTACGTCGAACGGATCGAGGGCGATCCGCTGTTCGAAACCGCACGCACCCACGTTCCCCGGCTGTCCGGGACCGTCTGGACGGTGATATTCACCGACGACACCCATCGCGCCGAGCTCCGCGAGACGGTCGAGCTCGCTCGGCGCGGCGACGGCCGCGTGCTCGTCTTCCTCACGCCGACGGCGCTGTTCGAACCGGGTGGTCTCGCCGATATCGAGGACGCCTACGAGCGGTATCGCGGGTTCGAATCGTTCCGCCGCGACCTCGCCCGTCTGCGGCGGGTGTCGGCCTTCGAAGTCGGTCCGCGCGACCGGCTCGACGCCGTTCTTTCGAGTGCCGGCCAGCGGGGTCGGTCGGCGAGCGCTCACTGA
- a CDS encoding FtsX-like permease family protein, with protein sequence MSYTRSLLTRWSRRDRLTVLVVAVTAAFLVGSTLLLAAAGAQTATIADGLDTTTSATYHDSYAAVNATAADEVVLPTTTVARPNGSAVRFIGVPPDTRTEIADASVGWQRATIPTPNGSIQGPVTTTTRQRFRTSTGPITDEIQPHPTDESVFPAEWYVANASTVQRLGDQSTAAFVIRPGRNASGLLSVPQSGTPLLSALVFLFAGMREMLTALLAATVGSALLIVVVVYNVLRMSVRDRLETIQVIRSTGGTPRRVLALFGLRAGLIVTVGVALGFAIGVVVTNAVVNVAIYAGLPISLTPKLTPLAIGVLGVMLTVLVLAGVVAGVLAARSAATQPPARLTETGRPASDTDHIRFARLRRVLTPSLLDPRAVVPTTLTLAVFAVVVLLVLSFAGAVAPLSSPGEGTVAEADAAHVLNSRIDTEYATALRSNGIAASPEILLPQTVDGEPFLALGANYSAFASVTDATLVAGTPPNASTTNEVVVGTDLAETLGVEVGESLTLGGSFSPALTRVTVVGTYDATGVANDQLVVPLSTAHHLALRPGDVQYIRTEATDFDDRTRTSETAPRNSISVTGVSAPDVAAVNQSIPVAVRVRNLEATNATRELPVSIDNTTRSRTVTLGPDGRGAFTVPITSRTPGNHTLRVGSRSLSIRVFPANALRVPTELPAQAPPNATVFVPVVTPTEEPVANATVSIANRTTSTGGNGVVQLTLPETPGAYTITAAKGDRPTATRNVTITESADRRLSARLTVTPKTASVLERPEANVTVANPWNATISRELVLTSPVSSRTRTVTLGPGETAAVGIEVFAGSDGRASPGTYTIGLRSNGTPLARTEYTIEGDDRLFASLASTGEYSQGAGVGQAIRSVFGNVQLLFATMVVLAGLTTVGTTTATFAQVIHARRRAIGIHRATGAAPRGVLKTVLADVCLIAIPATVVAIGLAVGATRALEAVGALTVFGIRLSTATPGPVLVGLGIGAFLLAVLGAVFATVPFLARPPTRLLTDSIARLAHQYGSER encoded by the coding sequence GTGAGCTACACTCGGTCGCTGCTCACTCGCTGGTCGCGTCGCGATCGCCTCACCGTTCTCGTCGTCGCGGTCACGGCTGCGTTCTTGGTCGGTAGCACGCTTCTCCTGGCCGCCGCGGGAGCCCAAACCGCCACGATCGCCGACGGACTCGACACCACGACGTCCGCCACGTACCACGACTCGTACGCCGCGGTAAACGCCACCGCGGCAGACGAAGTCGTCCTCCCCACCACGACGGTTGCCCGTCCGAACGGCAGTGCGGTCCGCTTCATTGGCGTTCCACCGGACACACGTACCGAGATCGCCGATGCGTCGGTTGGGTGGCAACGCGCGACGATCCCCACACCGAACGGTTCCATCCAGGGGCCAGTGACGACCACGACGCGTCAGCGTTTTCGAACATCGACCGGCCCGATCACGGACGAGATCCAACCCCATCCGACGGACGAATCGGTGTTTCCCGCCGAGTGGTACGTGGCGAACGCCTCGACGGTCCAACGCCTCGGCGACCAGTCCACCGCGGCCTTCGTGATCCGTCCCGGACGGAACGCGAGCGGCTTGCTGTCGGTCCCACAGTCGGGGACGCCGCTCCTGTCGGCGCTCGTCTTCCTCTTTGCGGGAATGCGTGAGATGCTGACCGCACTGCTCGCGGCCACCGTGGGGAGTGCACTCCTGATCGTGGTCGTCGTGTACAACGTCCTTCGGATGTCCGTCCGCGACCGCCTGGAGACGATCCAGGTCATCCGGTCGACCGGTGGCACACCCCGCCGCGTCCTCGCCCTCTTCGGCCTCCGGGCCGGCCTCATCGTCACGGTCGGGGTCGCGCTCGGCTTTGCGATCGGCGTCGTCGTGACGAACGCCGTCGTCAACGTCGCCATCTACGCCGGCCTCCCGATTTCGCTCACACCGAAGCTCACACCGCTCGCGATCGGAGTTCTCGGGGTCATGCTCACCGTGCTCGTTCTCGCCGGTGTCGTGGCGGGCGTCCTCGCGGCCCGATCCGCGGCGACACAGCCGCCGGCACGCCTCACCGAGACCGGCCGGCCTGCGAGCGATACCGACCACATCCGGTTCGCCCGTCTCCGCAGGGTTCTGACCCCCTCACTGCTCGATCCACGGGCCGTCGTGCCGACGACACTGACGCTCGCGGTCTTTGCGGTGGTCGTGCTCCTCGTGCTCTCGTTTGCGGGTGCGGTCGCCCCGCTTTCGAGCCCCGGCGAAGGGACCGTCGCCGAGGCCGATGCCGCACACGTGCTCAACAGCCGGATCGACACGGAGTACGCCACCGCCCTCCGCTCGAACGGCATCGCCGCGAGTCCGGAGATACTGCTCCCCCAGACCGTCGACGGCGAGCCGTTTCTCGCACTCGGGGCGAACTACTCGGCGTTCGCGTCGGTCACGGACGCCACGCTCGTGGCGGGGACGCCCCCGAATGCGTCGACCACGAACGAAGTCGTCGTTGGAACCGATCTCGCCGAGACGCTCGGCGTCGAGGTCGGCGAGAGTCTCACCCTGGGCGGGAGTTTCTCACCGGCGCTCACGCGCGTCACCGTCGTCGGCACCTACGACGCGACCGGTGTTGCCAACGATCAGCTCGTCGTCCCCCTCTCGACGGCCCACCACCTCGCGCTCAGACCCGGTGACGTCCAGTACATCCGGACCGAAGCGACCGACTTCGACGACAGAACGCGGACGTCGGAGACCGCACCACGGAACTCGATCAGCGTCACGGGAGTTTCGGCCCCGGACGTCGCCGCAGTGAACCAGTCGATCCCGGTCGCGGTCCGAGTGCGGAACCTCGAGGCCACGAACGCCACGCGGGAGCTTCCCGTCTCGATCGACAATACCACTCGAAGCCGGACAGTCACGCTCGGGCCGGACGGACGAGGCGCGTTCACCGTCCCGATAACGTCCCGAACGCCCGGCAACCACACCCTCCGGGTTGGTTCTCGCTCCCTCTCGATACGGGTGTTCCCGGCGAACGCCCTCCGGGTTCCCACGGAGCTTCCGGCGCAGGCTCCGCCGAACGCGACCGTGTTCGTGCCCGTCGTCACGCCCACCGAGGAGCCGGTTGCGAACGCCACCGTCTCGATCGCCAACCGAACGACGTCGACGGGCGGGAACGGCGTCGTTCAGCTCACTCTCCCCGAGACGCCGGGTGCGTACACCATCACGGCCGCCAAAGGCGACCGTCCGACGGCGACCCGGAACGTCACGATCACAGAGTCCGCAGACCGTCGCCTCTCGGCACGGCTCACGGTGACACCGAAAACGGCGAGCGTGCTCGAACGCCCCGAGGCGAACGTCACGGTAGCGAACCCCTGGAACGCCACGATCTCCCGTGAGCTCGTGCTCACCTCGCCGGTGAGCTCGCGAACGCGCACCGTCACGCTCGGACCGGGCGAGACCGCGGCGGTGGGGATCGAGGTGTTCGCCGGGAGCGATGGACGCGCCTCGCCCGGCACCTACACGATCGGGCTGCGCTCGAACGGGACGCCGCTGGCCCGAACGGAGTACACCATCGAGGGCGACGACCGGCTGTTTGCCTCGCTCGCGAGCACCGGCGAGTACTCCCAGGGTGCTGGCGTCGGCCAAGCCATCCGGAGCGTTTTCGGCAACGTGCAGTTGCTGTTCGCCACGATGGTGGTGCTCGCCGGCCTCACGACCGTGGGGACGACGACCGCGACCTTCGCACAGGTCATCCACGCGCGCCGACGTGCCATCGGGATCCACCGTGCGACCGGTGCAGCGCCGCGTGGCGTCCTGAAGACGGTCCTCGCCGACGTCTGTCTGATCGCGATCCCCGCGACCGTGGTCGCGATCGGGCTCGCCGTCGGTGCCACACGTGCCCTCGAAGCCGTCGGCGCGCTCACCGTTTTCGGCATCCGACTCTCGACCGCGACGCCGGGGCCCGTACTCGTCGGTCTCGGGATCGGGGCCTTCCTCCTCGCGGTGCTCGGCGCGGTGTTCGCGACGGTCCCGTTCCTCGCCCGGCCGCCGACCCGGCTGCTCACCGATTCGATCGCTCGACTGGCCCACCAGTACGGGAGCGAACGGTGA